A genomic region of Nymphaea colorata isolate Beijing-Zhang1983 chromosome 2, ASM883128v2, whole genome shotgun sequence contains the following coding sequences:
- the LOC116246804 gene encoding beta-carotene isomerase D27, chloroplastic isoform X2 has protein sequence MAVSLCLAGCPPASSSSPGRLTVVAGLMWRPRKVVATKTETDRTDNWFDRMAIRHLSKSIQATTGMVNSKEGYESLVESASSVAHRFSPKEQRELVIQALHRAFPKPILSLAKILMPQHRLTRECFAIFTTIFFPWLVGPCEESEFGGRKERSTVHIKKCRFLESTNCVGMCINMCKMPTQKFINESLGMPVSMVPDFDDMSCELIFGQKPPEAEDDPALKQPCYEGLCKARKKYSVDCSA, from the exons ATGGCGGTTTCTTTGTGCTTAGCAGGCTGTCCCCCAGCATCGTCGAGCTCACCGGGGAGGCTGACCGTGGTGGCTGGGCTTATGTGGAGGCCCAGAAAGGTCGTCGCCACCAAAACTGAGACGGATCGTACTGACAACTGGTTTGACCGCATGGCGATTCGGCATCTCTCCAAGAGCATTCAGGCTACTACTG GGATGGTAAACAGCAAAGAGGGATATGAGAGTTTGGTGGAATCGGCCTCGTCAGTAGCGCACAGATTCAGCCCCAAAGAGCAGCGGGAATTGGTGATCCAAGCATTGCACAGAGCATTTCCAAAACCTATTCTCTCGCTG GCTAAGATATTGATGCCCCAACACAGGCTCACGAGAGAATGCTTTGCAATCTTCACCACAATCTTCTTCCCGTGGCTCGTGGGTCCATGTGAG GAGTCAGAGTTTGGcgggaggaaagaaagaagcacAGTGCACATCAAGAAATGCAG GTTTTTGGAGAGTACAAATTGTGTGGGTATGTGCATTAACATGTGCAAGATGCCGACTCAGAAATTCATAAACGAATCCCTTGGGATGCCAGTCAGCATGGTTCCAG ATTTCGATGATATGAGCTGTGAGTTGATTTTTGGGCAGAAGCCACCAGAAGCTGAAGACGACCCAGCTCTTAAACAGCCATGCTACGAAGGCCTCT GTAAGGCAAGGAAAAAGTATTCTGTGGATTGCTCTGCCTGA
- the LOC116246804 gene encoding beta-carotene isomerase D27, chloroplastic isoform X1 produces MAVSLCLAGCPPASSSSPGRLTVVAGLMWRPRKVVATKTETDRTDNWFDRMAIRHLSKSIQATTGMVNSKEGYESLVESASSVAHRFSPKEQRELVIQALHRAFPKPILSLAKILMPQHRLTRECFAIFTTIFFPWLVGPCEVKESEFGGRKERSTVHIKKCRFLESTNCVGMCINMCKMPTQKFINESLGMPVSMVPDFDDMSCELIFGQKPPEAEDDPALKQPCYEGLCKARKKYSVDCSA; encoded by the exons ATGGCGGTTTCTTTGTGCTTAGCAGGCTGTCCCCCAGCATCGTCGAGCTCACCGGGGAGGCTGACCGTGGTGGCTGGGCTTATGTGGAGGCCCAGAAAGGTCGTCGCCACCAAAACTGAGACGGATCGTACTGACAACTGGTTTGACCGCATGGCGATTCGGCATCTCTCCAAGAGCATTCAGGCTACTACTG GGATGGTAAACAGCAAAGAGGGATATGAGAGTTTGGTGGAATCGGCCTCGTCAGTAGCGCACAGATTCAGCCCCAAAGAGCAGCGGGAATTGGTGATCCAAGCATTGCACAGAGCATTTCCAAAACCTATTCTCTCGCTG GCTAAGATATTGATGCCCCAACACAGGCTCACGAGAGAATGCTTTGCAATCTTCACCACAATCTTCTTCCCGTGGCTCGTGGGTCCATGTGAG GTGAAGGAGTCAGAGTTTGGcgggaggaaagaaagaagcacAGTGCACATCAAGAAATGCAG GTTTTTGGAGAGTACAAATTGTGTGGGTATGTGCATTAACATGTGCAAGATGCCGACTCAGAAATTCATAAACGAATCCCTTGGGATGCCAGTCAGCATGGTTCCAG ATTTCGATGATATGAGCTGTGAGTTGATTTTTGGGCAGAAGCCACCAGAAGCTGAAGACGACCCAGCTCTTAAACAGCCATGCTACGAAGGCCTCT GTAAGGCAAGGAAAAAGTATTCTGTGGATTGCTCTGCCTGA
- the LOC116247448 gene encoding uncharacterized protein LOC116247448 → MATLKALVVLLCVLAPYFASASIDGLLPNGDFEERPKSSLMRGTEVMGHDSIPHWETGGFVEYITSGQRQGDMLLLVPEGGHAVRLGNNAYIKHKMGAVKGQSYSITLTASRTCAQAEQLYVSVPPGHGILPIQTVYSSNGWDSYAWAFVAPSDEIEVIIHNPDSEDDKACGPIIDRVAMKQLAPPRARRGNLLKNGGFEEGPYYFSNSSEGVLIPPMADDDHSAVPGWAVKSLKSIRYIDSDHYTVPEGRRAVELLAGKEGVLVQQAKTVPGSLYVLSFMVGDANNECKGSMVVEAYAGSASTKVPYESSGRGGSKRAMLKFVAKSRLTNVVFFSSFYSTRSSDMSTLCGPVLDEVKLIRVRRKPRA, encoded by the exons ATGGCCACATTGAAGGCTTTGGTTGTGCTCCTCTGTGTTCTCGCTCCTTACTTTGCATCCGCCTCCATTGATG GTCTTTTACCGAATGGCGACTTTGAGGAAAGACCAAAGTCGTCGCTGATGCGGGGGACTGAGGTGATGGGGCACGACTCGATCCCGCATTGGGAAACAGGTGGGTTCGTAGAGTACATAACCTCGGGGCAGAGACAGGGGGACATGCTGCTGCTGGTGCCGGAAGGCGGGCATGCGGTTCGGCTAGGAAACAATGCCTACATAAAGCATAAGATGGGTGCCGTCAAGGGCCAGTCCTACTCCATCACGTTGACCGCATCCCGGACCTGCGCCCAGGCCGAGCAACTGTATGTCTCCGTGCCGCCTGGCCACGGCATCCTTCCCATCCAGACCGTCTACAGCAGCAACGGCTGGGACTCTTACGCCTGGGCGTTCGTCGCACCCAGCGACGAGATCGAGGTCATCATCCACAACCCGGACTCTGAGGACGACAAGGCCTGCGGGCCTATCATAGATCGAGTCGCCATGAAGCAACTGGCCCCTCCAAGGGCTCGTAGAG GCAACTTGCTCAAGAACGGAGGTTTCGAAGAGGGTCCCTACTACTTCTCCAACTCTTCAGAGGGGGTGCTGATTCCGCCCATGGCCGACGATGACCACTCGGCGGTGCCGGGCTGGGCAGTCAAGTCCCTCAAGTCCATAAGGTACATTGACTCGGACCATTACACCGTGCCGGAAGGCCGGCGAGCTGTGGAGCTGCTGGCCGGAAAAGAGGGCGTGCTGGTGCAGCAAGCCAAGACAGTGCCGGGCAGCTTGTATGTTCTGAGTTTCATGGTGGGAGACGCAAACAACGAGTGCAAGGGCTCCATGGTCGTGGAGGCATATGCAGGCTCGGCTTCCACGAAGGTGCCCTATGAGTCATCTGGGCGAGGTGGGTCCAAGCGAGCCATGCTCAAGTTCGTGGCCAAGTCTCGTTTGACCAATGTGGTCTTCTTTAGCTCATTTTATAGCACTAGGAGCAGCGACATGAGCACATTGTGCGGGCCGGTGCTCGACGAGGTCAAGCTAATCAGGGTGAGGCGAAAGCCGAGGGCGTGA